Within Serratia odorifera, the genomic segment TTTGGCCGGTCGGCTGGATCCAGCCGGCTCGCGCCCAGACCGGACCGTATTTGAATTTACCCGCCGCTTTGTAAACGCTGATACCGCTCTTGTCGCCGGACCAGTCTTCATCGTAGGCATGGTTGGAGTTGGAGAAGGCAATTTCGTTCGGGTGACCACTTTCGGAGGATTCCGCCATTTCGATGGCGGTAAAGGCCGCCAGATCGATACCGAACATATCCGCGGCATAGCCGGAGGAGAAATCCAGGTTGGCATTCCAGGTGGAATGCGACAGGTTGGTTTTGTATTTGTCGCCGTCCGTTACGTCTTTACGGTCGCGTTCACGTTGCCAGTAATAAATACCGCCGGTCAGCGTGGAGTCATCAATAAACCCTGCCGCTTTCGCCTCGGGGGCGATAGTAAAACCCGTTCCCAACAGTGCACCCGCGACTGCGAGCGCCAGCGATTTACGCTGTGCACCGTGCGTAGCCATAATAAAATTCCTCTTTGACGTAACGTAAAAGTGCGGCCGCCGTGTTCACCACTGCCCTGCACGGCCGCTAATAAAAACCCAATCGGGTAAAAGTTTTTCGCCATGGGGGAAAAACCCCACAGCATTTATTGCTACTGATAGACTATTTTTCGCGACGCGAATTATCAATTGAAAATTACCATAGGTTTGTCAAAGTATGACAAAGAGCACATATTGATGAGAAATTATTACATCGTCAAAATTGGGTCATTTTGAATAAAAAATTCAATTAAATCAGAATAATTATTGATAAATCAGTTTTAAGAATCTTAATTGAATGGATTCAGCGCGGGTAAAGCCGTGAATTATCACCAGTTTAGAGAGCGCTCTCCAAATGACATTAATTCGCAACGCGAATATACAGCAGGCAGGCGGTTTGCGGATTGATCGGCGCGGAAGAAAACAGCCGGCAATGGTCTGCGGGAAAGCAGCAAAAAAAAAAGCGCAACCGACGTTGCGCTTGTTGTTCAGATCGGCTCGCGCGCTTTAGACGCCCGCTTTGGCCCAGGTATCACGCAGGCCGACGGTGCGGTTAAACACCAGATGTTCAGCCGAAGAATAGCGGCTGTCGGCGCAGAAATAGCCTTCGCGCTCGAACTGGTAGGCGTGCTCAGGCTGTGCCGCCGCCAGGCTTGGTTCGACAAAGCCGTGCTTGATCACCAGCGATTCAGGGTTGACGGTCGCCAGGAAGTCCTCTGCCGCACCCGGGTTCGCCACGCTGAACAGACGATCGTACAGGCGAATTTCCGCCGGCAGCGCATGCGCCGCGGAAACCCAATGGATCACGCCCTTCACCTTGCGGCCATCGGCCGGATCCTTGCTTAAGGTGTCCGCATCGTAGCTGCAGAAAATGGTGGTGATCTCACCGTCCGCGTCTTTTTCCACGCGCTCGGCCTTGATGACATAGGCATTGCGCAGGCGAACTTCCTTACCCAACACCAGGCGCTTGTACTGCTTGTTGGCTTCTTCACGGAAGTCAGCGCGGTCAATGTACACTTCGCGGCTGAACGGCACCTGACGGTCGCCCATTTCCGGTTTATTCGGATGATTGGGCATGGTGACCATTTCCACCGCGTCTGCCGGCAGATTTTCAATCACCACCTTGACCGGATCCAGAACCGCCATGGCTCGCGGGGCATTTTCGTTCAGATCGTCGCGAATGCAGGATTCCAGCGCCATCATTTCAACGTTGTTATCCTGCTTGGTCACGCCGATACGCTGGCAGAATTCGCGAATTGACGCTGCGGTATAACCACGGCGACGCAGGCCGGAGACGGTCGGCATACGCGGGTCATCCCAGCCTTCAACGATATTCTCGGTCACCAGCAGGTTCAGCTTGCGCTTGGACATGATGGCGTATTCGAGATTGAGACGTGAGAACTCATACTGACGCGGATGGCATGGAATGCTGATGTTATCCAGCACCCAGTCATACAGGCGACGGTTGTCCTGAAACTCCAGCGTACACAGCGAATGGGTAATGCCTTCCAGCGCATCGGAAATGCAGTGGGTGAAATCGTACATCGGATAGATGCACCATTTTTTGCCGGTCTGGTGGTGTTCGGCAAATTTAACCCGGTACAGAACCGGATCGCGCATCACGATGAACGGCGAAGCCATATCGATCTTGGCGCGCAGGCACGCCGTACCTTCGGCAAATTCGCCGTTACGCATTTTTTCAAACAGCGCCAGGTTTTCTTCCACCGTACGATCGCGGTACGGGCTGTTTTTACCCGGCGCAGTCAGGGTGCCGCGGTATTCGCGGATCTGTTCCGGCGTCAGTTCGTCAACGTAGGCCAGGCCCTTGTTGATCAACTCAACCGCATACTGGTGCAGTTGATCGAAATAGTCAGAGGAATAACGGACATTGCCGCTCCAATGGAAACCCAGCCACTCAACGTCGCGCTTGATCGACTCAACGAACTCGATGTCTTCTTTTACCGGGTTGGTATCGTCAAAACGCAGGTTGCACTCGCCTTGATAATCCTTGGCAATGCCAAAGTTCAGACAAATGGATTTCGCATGGCCAATGTGCAGATAGCCATTAGGTTCAGGCGGGAAACGGGTATGAACCGTTGAATGCTTCCCTGATGCCAGATCTTCGTCGATGATTTGACGGATAAAATTGGTTGGGCGGGCTTCAGCCTCACTCATTTCACTATTCCTCAAATGCCAGAGTGCTTCACATAACCGCCTATGATCCAACAACCCACGCGCGGAAACAACCGTTAGTTTCATCAAAAAGTATAAGGCTATGCCCCAGCGCGCTCCACCCTGTCGCCAGCGGGCGGCGGCGAGTGGCCAAAAAAAGCGGGAAGAGATTGCTCTCCTCCCGCCAACGTCTGGGAGCGTCACGTCATGACTCGCTGGCCCCCAAGGTACTACTCAGGAAAAACTGTCTTATTTTTGAATCTCGAACAGGATGGTCTGGCCGGCAACCACAGTGCCGCTGGCCAGCGCGCTCAAACCGGCATAATCGTCGACGTTGCTGACCACCACCGGGCTGATCATCGAACGGGCATTGGCATTGAGGAACGCCAGATCCAGTTCCAGAATCGGTTGCCCAGCTTTGACGTCGGCCCCCTCTTCCACCAGTCGTGTAAAGCCCTGGCCGTTCAGCGCTACGGTATCGATGCCCATATGCACCACGATTTCCGCACCGTTGGCCGTTTCCAGGCAGAAAGCGTGGTTGGTGTTAAAGATCTTGACCACGGTGCCGTCAGCCGGCGCCACAACGGTTTTGTCGGTCGGGCGAATCGCCACGCCGTCACCTACCGCTTTGCTGGCGAAGGCTTCATCCGGCACCTGATCCAGCGCGATCACTTCACCGGTGACCGGTGCGACCAGCGCTTCCAGTACCGCTTTCGGCGCGTTTGGCACCGCCTGCGGCTTGGCTTCGCTTGCCGGCACGGCGGTCGCGGCGGCAGCGGCAGGCACTGGACCGGCAGCCACCACGCTGCGCATGGCGCTGGCGATAAGTTCGGCACGGGTACCAACGATAACCTGCACGCTTTGCTTGTTAAGACGAATGACACCGGATGCACCGAGGCGCTTCGCCAGTGCATCATTGACCAGCGCCGAGTCTTTCACGTTCAGACGCAGGCGGGTAATGCAGGCGTCGATGCCAGTCAGGTTGTCGGAGCCGCCAATCGCACTGACGTAACGGCGAGCGATAGTGGTGGTTTCGTTTTCGTCTTTGCCAGCAGAGGCATCAACGTTGACGTCATAACCGTCGCTTTCATCACCGGCAACTGCCAGCTCACGGCCTGGGGTCATCAGGTTGAACTTGTTGATGGTGAAACGGAACACCACATAGTAAATAACGAAGAACACCAGCCCTTGCGGGATCAGCATGTACCAGTGCGTCGCCAGCGGGTTACGTGACGACAGCACCATATCCACCAGGCCGGCGCTGAAGCCGAAGCCGGCGATCCAATGCATGCTGGCTGCGATAAATACCGAAATGCCGGTCAGTACCGCGTGGATCACGTACAGCACCGGAGCCACGAACATGAAGGAGAATTCCAGCGGTTCGGTGATGCCGGTAAAGAAGGCGGCAAAGGCGGCTGCCATCATGATACCGGCGACCTTGGCTTTGTTCTCTGGGCGTGCGCAGTGGTAAATCGCCAGCGCCGCGCCCGGCAGGCCGAACATCATGATCGGGAAGAAGCCCGCCTGATAACGACCGGTGATGCCCACCACCGCTTTACCGGCTTCGATAGACTGCTGGCCGCCAAGGAAGTTAGGGATGTCGTTAATGCCGGCCACGTCGAACCAGAACACCGAGTTGAGCGCATGGTGCAGACCAACCGGAATCAGCAGACGGTTGAAGAATGCGTAAATACCCGCGCCGGTCGAGCCCATTTTCTGAATATGTTCACCGAAGTTCACCAGACCGTTGAAAATCACCGGCCAGATGTACATCAGAATGAAGGCCACCAGGATCATCAGGAAGGAAATGAGGATCGGCACCAGACGGCGGCCGCTGAAGAATGACAGCGCCTTCGGCAGCTCCACGCTGCTAAAGCGGTTGTAAATCTCGGCGGAAATGATACCGACCAGGATACCCACGAACTGGTTCTGAATTTTACCGAACGCAGCTGGCACCTGATCGAGGGGGATTTTTTGAATCATCGACACCGCGGCCGGTGAACAGAGCGTAGTCAACACCAGGAAGCCGACAAAGCCGGTCAATGCCGCGGCACCGTCCTTGTCTTTTGACATCCCGTAAGCCACACCTATGGCAAACAGCACCGACATATTGTCGATGATGGCTGAGCCAGATTTGATAAAGAAAGCAGCGAGAGCGTTGTCACCGCCCCAACCAACAGGGTCAATCCAATACCCGACGCCCATCAAGATGGCGGCGGCAGGCAGCGTGGCGACCGGAACCATCAAGGCCCGCCCCACTTTTTGCAAGTAACTAAGAATGTTCACCTTTTCCCCCTATTCGTCCGCGGACGGACCCTATTGGTAGTTTATTGAGACCAGCTCACTACCTTTTAGAAATAACGTATGACACTTGACTGACTGTATCCCACCATGACCGCCGGACTCTTGGGGTGCGCGCCCCTGCGGGTTGGTTCATTTGAACACCTCGGTGCGTACCTGACCGCGGGTTTGACCCCGCAGATTTCATGGTTCACGTCTTGCAGTGCGCTCAAATCACCACCAGCCACTCCCAGCTGTAATGGTGGGATGCAGTCTGTTCATGCGGAGTGTAAAAAAATTATTTCGTATCGCAAATTAAAACCTCATTTTTTGTGATTTATATCACCAAAAATGTGCCTTTATCTGTCACATTGCTAGCCATCACACAAAACTTATTTTATCATTCAAAAAATCAAAGCGGATGGCCTTTCACACGCAAAGCACAAAGCTGAGTTACGCTTAAGGCGTCTGCCAAAGCCCGTACAGTATAGCCATAGTTTACTTACCCAAGAGGTGTATGATGAGACTTATCCCACTGAAAGATACCCAACAAGTTGGCAAATGGGCGGCGCGCCATATCGTGCAGCGCATCAATGCGTTCAAGCCAACGGCCGATCGTCCGTTTGTGCTGGGTCTGCCAACCGGCGGCACGCCGCTCGAAGCGTACAAACATCTGATTGCGATGCACAAAGCAGGTGAAGTAAGCTTTAAGCATGTGGTGACTTTCAACATGGATGAATACGTTGGCCTGCCGCAGGAACACCCGGAAAGCTATCATACCTTTATGTACCGTAATTTCTTTGATCATGTTGATATTCCGCGTGAAAATATCAACTTGCTGAATGGTAATGCCGCAGATGTCGATGCCGAATGCCGTCAGTACGAAGAGAAAATCAAATCTTACGGTAAAATCCACCTGTTTATGGGCGGCGTAGGCGTTGACGGCCACATCGCGTTTAACGAACCGGCATCGTCCCTGGCTTCGCGTACCCGCATCAAAACGCTGACCGAAGATACCCGTATCGCCAACTCCCGTTTCTTTGGCGGCGATGTCGATCAGGTGCCTAAATATGCGCTGACCGTTGGGGTAGGCACCTTGCTGGACGCGGAAGAAGTGATGATCCTGGTGACCGGTCACGGCAAGGCGCAGGCGCTGGAAGCCGCGGTTGAAGGCAATATCAACCACATGTGGACCATCAGCTGTCTGCAACTGCATGCCAAGGCCGTGGTCGTGTGCGATGAGCCGTCCACCATGGAACTGAAAGTCAAAACCGTTAAGTACTTCCGCGAGTTAGAAGCGGAAAGCATGAAGAATATTTAATTTTTTGTAGGGGGCTACATGTTCGCTTTAACCCACGGTCGGATTTATACCGGCCACGACGTGCTTGATGACCACGCCGTAATCATTGCCGATGGTCTGATTGAACGAGTTTGCCCGCTGGCCGAGTTGCCTGCCGGTATCGAAACGCGCGATCTGGGTGGTGCCATGCTAGCCCCAGGTTTTATCGATGTTCAGCTTAACGGCTGCGGTGGCGTACAGTTCAACGATTCGTTGGAAGCCATTTCGCAGGAAACGCTGGATATCATGCAGCGCGCCAATGAAAAGTCGGGCTGTACCAGTTACCTGCCGACGCTTATCACCAGCAGCGATGAATTTATGAAGCACAGCATCGAAGTGATGCGCGCTTATCTGAAAAAACACGCCAATCAGGCACTTGGTCTGCATCTGGAAGGGCCTTACCTGAGCCCGGCCAAAAAAAGGCACCCATAACCCGGCATTTATCCGAAAAGCAGACCGTGAAATGGTCGATTACATGTGCGCCAACGCCGATGTGATCACCAAGGTGACGCTGGCACCGGAAATGGTCGAACCGCACTTTATCAAGCAGCTGCGTGACGCAGGCATCGTGGTTTCCGCTGGCCACTCCAACGCCAGCTACGATCAGGCGCGCATCGGTTTCGCCGCCGGCATCAGTTTTGCCACTCACCTGTATAACGCCATGCCGTACATCACCGGTCGCGAACCGGGCCTGATGGGCGCGATTTTCGATACGCCGGAAGTCTATACCGGTATCATCGCCGACGGTCATCACGTCGCCTGGGCGAGTATCCGTAACGCCAAACGCCTTAAAGGTGATAAATTGGTGCTGGTCACCGACGCCACGGCGCCGGCAGGTGCAGATATTGACCAATTTATTTTCGCTGGTAAAACAATATACTATCGTGACGGGCTGTGCGTTGATGAAAACGGCACCCTGAGCGGTTCTGCGCTGACCATGATCGAAGCGGTGCAGAACAGCGTCGAACATGTAGGTATCGCCCTGGATGAAGCGCTGCGTATGGCAACCTTGTATCCGGCGCGCGCCATCGGCGTCGACCAGCATTTGGGCAGTATTGAAGCCGGTAAGGTGGCGAACCTCACCGCCTTTGACCGAGAATTCAACATCACCAAAACTCTCGTTAACGGCAACGAGGTTTAATCAAACAGCGAGTAAATTTATTGATGAGCACTGGCGGGCAGGCACAGATTGGCAACGTTGATTTAGTCAAGCAACTAAATGGAGCAGCAGTGTATCGCCTTATCGACCAACAGGGTCCGATTTCGCGCATTCAAATTGCCGAACTGAGCCAGTTAGCTCCCGCCAGCGTCACCAAAATTACTCGCCAGCTGTTGGAGCGCGGACTGATCAAGGAAGTCGATCAGCAAGCCTCCACCGGCGGTCGCCGTGCCATTTCCATTGTCACCGAAACCCGTCATTTTCATACCGTGGCCGTGCGTCTTGGCCGGCACGACGCCACCATCCACGCTGTATGACATGAGCGGCAAATCACTCGGCGAAGAGCACTACCCTTTGCCGGAGCGTACCCAGGAGACATTTGGAAAATGCACTGTTCAACGCCATTGCCCAGTTTATCGAGAGCTATCAACGCAAACTGCGCGAGCTGATCGCCATTTCCGTGATTTTGGCCTGGCCTGGTCGATCCGGCATTGGGCGTGGTGCGCTATATGCCGCACATCAGCGTCA encodes:
- the glnS gene encoding glutamine--tRNA ligase is translated as MSEAEARPTNFIRQIIDEDLASGKHSTVHTRFPPEPNGYLHIGHAKSICLNFGIAKDYQGECNLRFDDTNPVKEDIEFVESIKRDVEWLGFHWSGNVRYSSDYFDQLHQYAVELINKGLAYVDELTPEQIREYRGTLTAPGKNSPYRDRTVEENLALFEKMRNGEFAEGTACLRAKIDMASPFIVMRDPVLYRVKFAEHHQTGKKWCIYPMYDFTHCISDALEGITHSLCTLEFQDNRRLYDWVLDNISIPCHPRQYEFSRLNLEYAIMSKRKLNLLVTENIVEGWDDPRMPTVSGLRRRGYTAASIREFCQRIGVTKQDNNVEMMALESCIRDDLNENAPRAMAVLDPVKVVIENLPADAVEMVTMPNHPNKPEMGDRQVPFSREVYIDRADFREEANKQYKRLVLGKEVRLRNAYVIKAERVEKDADGEITTIFCSYDADTLSKDPADGRKVKGVIHWVSAAHALPAEIRLYDRLFSVANPGAAEDFLATVNPESLVIKHGFVEPSLAAAQPEHAYQFEREGYFCADSRYSSAEHLVFNRTVGLRDTWAKAGV
- the nagE gene encoding N-acetylglucosamine-specific PTS transporter subunit IIBC; the encoded protein is MNILSYLQKVGRALMVPVATLPAAAILMGVGYWIDPVGWGGDNALAAFFIKSGSAIIDNMSVLFAIGVAYGMSKDKDGAAALTGFVGFLVLTTLCSPAAVSMIQKIPLDQVPAAFGKIQNQFVGILVGIISAEIYNRFSSVELPKALSFFSGRRLVPILISFLMILVAFILMYIWPVIFNGLVNFGEHIQKMGSTGAGIYAFFNRLLIPVGLHHALNSVFWFDVAGINDIPNFLGGQQSIEAGKAVVGITGRYQAGFFPIMMFGLPGAALAIYHCARPENKAKVAGIMMAAAFAAFFTGITEPLEFSFMFVAPVLYVIHAVLTGISVFIAASMHWIAGFGFSAGLVDMVLSSRNPLATHWYMLIPQGLVFFVIYYVVFRFTINKFNLMTPGRELAVAGDESDGYDVNVDASAGKDENETTTIARRYVSAIGGSDNLTGIDACITRLRLNVKDSALVNDALAKRLGASGVIRLNKQSVQVIVGTRAELIASAMRSVVAAGPVPAAAAATAVPASEAKPQAVPNAPKAVLEALVAPVTGEVIALDQVPDEAFASKAVGDGVAIRPTDKTVVAPADGTVVKIFNTNHAFCLETANGAEIVVHMGIDTVALNGQGFTRLVEEGADVKAGQPILELDLAFLNANARSMISPVVVSNVDDYAGLSALASGTVVAGQTILFEIQK
- the nagB gene encoding glucosamine-6-phosphate deaminase, which encodes MRLIPLKDTQQVGKWAARHIVQRINAFKPTADRPFVLGLPTGGTPLEAYKHLIAMHKAGEVSFKHVVTFNMDEYVGLPQEHPESYHTFMYRNFFDHVDIPRENINLLNGNAADVDAECRQYEEKIKSYGKIHLFMGGVGVDGHIAFNEPASSLASRTRIKTLTEDTRIANSRFFGGDVDQVPKYALTVGVGTLLDAEEVMILVTGHGKAQALEAAVEGNINHMWTISCLQLHAKAVVVCDEPSTMELKVKTVKYFRELEAESMKNI